The Hypomesus transpacificus isolate Combined female chromosome 2, fHypTra1, whole genome shotgun sequence genome window below encodes:
- the tpbgb gene encoding trophoblast glycoprotein b: MKMRVESSSFSCKGKEHRGRTNKFTLTHLLFFFAAFVSGAACPDKCVCSTTTVKCVNQDLHAVPQPLPTNTKTLFITGNNITHISAASFPTRLDQLTDLYLTGNQLESLDSKVFSNLPKLRLLDLSNNRIQSFDAAAFPANNTVQELVLSRVFYNQSYTEDLLSLLRSGALPKLTRLDLSNNELLVLTDGTFSRLPSLVNLTLQNSSIISIQDGALRPPPLLELDLRDNALRKLSNSTLTDLSLHPGMLLRLAGNPWRCDCNMEDLLAWLKQGDQVQDLQNLTCSDPEELKSQPLVLLEQTQLECSYSGDMKGVLETSYVFLGMVLALIGVIFLLVLYLNRKGIKRWMYNIRDACRDHMEGYHYRYEINTDPRLANLSINSDV, from the coding sequence ATGAAAATGCGCGTGGAGAGCTCGTCGTTTTCTTGTAAAGGTAAAGAACATCGGGGCAGGACCAATAAGTTTACTCTCACACATTTATTGTTTTTCTTTGCTGCTTTTGTATCGGGCGCTGCTTGTCCAGACAAATGCGTATGCTCCACAACGACTGTAAAATGCGTAAACCAGGACTTACACGCGGTTCCTCAACCATTGCCAACCAACACAAAAACCCTATTTATTACTGGAAACAACATAACCCACATCTCTGCGGCGTCCTTCCCGACACGGCTGGATCAGTTAACAGACCTGTATCTCACTGGAAACCAGCTGGAGTCGCTGGACTCGAAGGTATTTAGCAACTTGCCAAAGCTCAGGCTCCTGGATCTTAGCAACAACCGGATCCAGAGCTTCGACGCCGCAGCATTCCCTGCAAATAATACGGTCCAAGAGCTTGTTCTCAGCCGCGTTTTCTATAACCAGTCCTACACAGAGGACCTTCTCAGCCTGCTGCGGAGCGGAGCTCTCCCAAAGCTGACCCGTTTGGACCTGTCCAACAATGAGTTGCTGGTGTTAACAGATGGCACCTTCTCCCGCCTCCCCAGCCTGGTTAACCTAACCCTCCAGAACAGCTCCATCATCTCGATCCAGGACGGGGCTCTGAGGCCCCCCCCGCTATTAGAGCTGGACCTGAGGGACAACGCCCTGCGGAAGCTTTCCAACTCCACCCTGACTGACCTCAGCCTCCATCCAGGCATGCTGCTGCGGCTGGCGGGGAACCCCTGGCGGTGTGACTGCAACATGGAGGATCTGCTTGCCTGGCTGAAGCAAGGGGACCAGGTCCAGGACCTGCAGAACCTGACTTGCTCTGACCCGGAGGAGCTGAAGAGCCAGCCCCTGGTGCTGCTGGAGCAAACCCAGCTGGAGTGCTCCTACTCGGGGGACATGAAGGGCGTGCTGGAGACCTCGTACGTGTTCCTGGGGATGGTCCTGGCCCTCATCGGGGTCATCTTCCTGCTGGTGCTCTACCTCAACAGGAAGGGCATCAAGCGCTGGATGTATAACATCCGGGACGCCTGTCGGGACCACATGGAGGGCTACCACTACAGGTACGAGATCAACACTGACCCCCGACTGGCCAACCTCAGCATCAACTCTGACGTCTGA
- the ibtk gene encoding inhibitor of Bruton tyrosine kinase isoform X2 gives MGTRRADSTLRSWMCSPGVGCTSSRWCCASSTRCSCLRRGRCSPADMARGAGWGTGTSRHTWSPGWWRACCLSLSHPCVPLPPQVPRVVEGLLSHLVSQVAAARDHTVVLTEEGYVYTFGLNSSHQLGLTPPPAASHLPKQVFSKTLKGRTVIGVAAGRFHTVLWTREAVYTMGLNGGQLGYLLDPNGEKCVTAPRQVSALHHKDVTIAMAAASNGATVVVTEKGDVYLLADYQCKKLASRQLNIRKVLVSGGSLDHRVDPQVLNESGGEKVLILALDQAGRVFCWRSSGSPARQVRWAYGRQVFMSDMALGRGGLMFITPEGEGFSGQWLGDPRKAGERRDGAVEGCGHGEGGGAYERIRLEKLPYVHRAVSVTMDTKGRNFGMLQSDPKTSLYEIPSVSPSSLTQHFQRLLEEADETDSIHDVTLQAGDRAFPAHKYLLSMRSEFFRKQLLAERGEEDGDGEVRRSEDAVGCDLLVLEKVSAEMLEHALTFIYTDCCQMLVAGARPRVSPQGQGPGLGQEQLISTLEELGLQDVYRSLPPSARSDGDKARGRGSKPGKKGKAGKAGTTEGGANPVKTLQGVAKKLGIGSLSARLDGVKFENGQISVVPKKTGNKPRLNPKKCSYLCDVTLRSEDGKEFPCHKCVLCARLEYFNSMLGNPWIEATSCSALEMPTSSEILQVILEYVYTDESPTIKESLSVEFVCGVLVVADQLLISRLKEMCEVAVTENLTLKNAAELLEFSAVYNAEQLKLSCLQFIVLNMAALLETRALDVLSDEVLLELSASYRRMIPAMQKRQITPYPDAPDLSVYEEEEPDSPFCPRGDAETEYSCRESLLKKARMKAKRKPRRRSDSSGGYNLSDIIQSPPAATTPATPPGLVKPGASSSMESLQELLTSDSEGSYVGAGSPRELQSPIGLHRTEDERAGIQRRRTPPSTPSTLRNGLPHPRCSAPEPIPRASSCSSATEPIPRASSCSSATEPIPKASSGSSAPEPITSLVCTPPVLDLRAIMDMEAHSQTSLRATPRSPAPTNSSKASPIPAKLSQKQRKIMAQATKEGSVEAALPRAAPPLTPPALTPPKSIKAWAKPVQPPPSSRSFRELLAEEEVRVQGHPGAPGRAVGPGGQGPAASAARRVTFKSAAEPEKCEPGKPAGPWVRAAAAGSPPVGAMVTFASIVEEERQQEAALIRSREKPLALIQIEERAIQDLLVHYSSRGNPEELVVVERSSQGPVATPTWNKH, from the exons ATGGGAACCAGGAGAGCCGACAGCACCCTGAGATCGTGGATGTGTTCGCCCGGAGTGGGGTGTACATCAAGCAG GTGGTGCTGTGCAAGTTCCACTCGGTGTTCCTGTCTCAGAAGGGGCAGGTGTTCACCTGCGGACATGGCCAGGGGGGCCGGCTGGGGCACGGGGACGAGCAGACATACCTG GTCcccagggtggtggagggcctgttgtctctccctgtctcacccctgtGTGCCCTTGCCTCCCCAGGTCcccagggtggtggagggccTGTTGTCTCACCTGGTGTCCCAGGTGGCAGCAGCCAGGGACCACACGGTGGTGCTGACGGAGGAGGGATACGTATACACCTTCGGACTCAACTCCTCCCACCAGCTGGGCCTGACTCCGCCCCCGGCCGCCAGCCATCTACCCAAACAG GTATTCTCCAAGACGCTGAAAGGCAGGACTGTGATTGGAGTTGCCGCAGGAAGGTTCCACACGGTGCTGTGGACCAGGGAGGCCGTCTACACCATGGGTCTGAACGGAGGCCAActag GTTACCTGCTGGACCCCAACGGAGAGAAATGCGTCACCGCTCCTCGCCAGGTTTCTGCCCTGCACCACAAGGATGTGACCATCGCCATGGCGGCAGCCAGTAACGGGGCGACGGTCGTGGTGACGGAGAAGGGGGATGTTTACCTGCTGGCGGACTACCAGTGCAAGAAACTGGCGTCCAG GCAGTTGAACATCCGGAAGGTTCTGGTGAGCGGGGGTAGTCTGGACCACCGCGTGGATCCCCAGGTCCTGAATGAGAGCGGGGGGGAGAAGGTGTTGATCCTGGCCCTGGATCAAGCAGGCAGG gtgttCTGCTGGCGCTCCAGCGGCAGCCCGGCGCGGCAGGTGCGCTGGGCGTACGGCCGCCAGGTGTTCATGTCCGACATGGCGCTCGGCCGCGGCGGCCTGATGTTCATCACGCCGGAGGGCGAGGGCTTCAGCGGCCAGTGGCTGGGGGACCCCAGGAAGGCCGGCGAGAGGAGAG AcggggctgtggaggggtgtggccacggcgaggggggcggggcctacGAGAGGATCCGCCTCGAGAAGCTTCCGTACGTCCACCGGGCGGTCAGCGTCACCATGGATACCAAGGGGCGTAACTTTGGCATGCTGCAGTCGGACCCCAAAACCAG cctgtaTGAGAtcccctccgtctccccctcctccctcacccaaCACTTCCAgcggctgctggaggaggccgaCGAGACGGACAGCATCCACGACGTCACGCTGCAGGCGGGGGACCGCGCCTTCCCCGCCCACAAGTACCTCCTGTCCATGAGGTCCGAGTTCTTCCGGAAGCAGCTGTTGGCAGAGCGCGGCGAGGAGGACGGCGACGGCGAGGTGAGGAGGAGCGAGGACGCGGTGGGCTGCGACCTGCTGGTCCTGGAGAAGGTGTCCGCCGAGATGCTGGAGCACGCCCTCACCTTCATCTACACCGACTGCTGCCAGATGCTGGTGGCGGGTGCCCGGCCCCGCGTCTCTCCCCAGGGACAGGGCCCCGGGCTGGGCCAGGAGCAGCTCATCTCcaccctggaggagctggggcTCCAGGACGTCTACCGCTCGCTGCCCCCCTCCGCCAGGAGCGACGGGGACAAGGCCAGGGGGAGAGGTAGCAAGCCTGGGAAGAAGGGCAAGGCTGGCAAGGCGGGCACCACGGAGGGAGGGGCCAACCCGGTTAAGACCTTGCAGGGCGTGGCCAAGAAGTTGGGCATAGGTAGTTTGTCTGCACG GCTGGACGGGGTGAAGTTTGAGAACGGGCAGATCAGCGTGGTGCCCAAGAAGACGGGGAACAAGCCCCGCCTCAACCCCAAGAAATG CTCCTACCTGTGCGATGTGACCTTGAGGTCTGAAGACGGCAAGGAGTTCCCCTGCCACAAGTGCGTGCTGTGTGCCCGACTTG AGTACTTCAACAGCATGCTGGGGAACCCCTGGATTGAG GCTACCTCATGCAGTGCGCTGGAGATGCCCACCAGCTCCGAGATCCTGCAGGTGATCCTGGAGTACGTCTACACTGACGAGTCCCCGACCatcaaag agtccTTGAGCGTGGAGTTTGTGTGCGGCGTGCTGGTGGTGGCGGACCAGCTCCTCATCAGCAGGCTGAAGGAGATGTGCGAGGTGGCCGTCACAGAGAACC tgacTCTGAAGAACGCCGCGGAGCTCCTGGAGTTCTCTGCCGTGTACAACGCAGAGCAGCTGAAGCTGTCCTGTCTGCAGTTCATAGTGCTCAACATGGCCGCCCTCCTGGAGACCCG AGCACTGGATGTCCTCAGCGATGAGGTACTGCTGGAGCTGTCGGCGTCATACAGGAGGATG ATCCCTGCCATGCAGAAGCGTCAGATCACCCCCTACCCAGACGCCCCGGACCTGAGTGTgtacgaggaggaggagccagactcACCCTTCTGCCCCAGAGGAGACGCAGAGACGGAGTACAGCTGCAG ggAGAGCCTGTTGAAGAAGGCCAGGATGAAGGCCAAGAGGAAACCCCGGCGACGCTCCGACAGCTCCGGGGGGTACAACCTCTCTGACATCATCCAGAGCCCCCCCGCCGCAACcactccag cgaCCCCCCCAGGCCTGGTGAAGCCAGGGGCGAGCAGCTCCATGGAGTCCCTGCAGGAGCTGTTGACCTCAGACTCGGAGGGCAGCTACGTGGGGGCGGGCAGCCCCCGCGAGCTGCAGTCCCCCATCGGCCTCCACAGGACGGAG GATGAGAGGGCTGGAATCCAGCGGAGGAGGACTCCCCCCAGCACCCCGTCCACCCTGAGGAACGGACTCCCTCACCCACGCTGCTCTGCCCCAGAGCCTATCCCCAGGGCCTCCTCGTGCAGCTCCGCCACAGAGCCCATCCCCAGGGCCTCCTCGTGCAGCTCCGCCACAGAGCCCATCCCCAAGGCCTCTTCGGGCAGCTCCGCTCCAGAGCCCATCACCAG TCTTGTCTGCACCCCGCCAGTCCTGGACCTCAGAGCCATCATGGACATGGAGGCCCACTCCCAGACGAGCCTGAGAGCCACGCCCAGAAGCCCCGCCCC CACCAACAGCAGCAAGGCCTCCCCCATCCCGGCCAAGCTCTCCCAGAAGCAGAGGAAGATAATGGCCCAGGCCACCAAGGAGGGCAGCGTGGAGGCCGCGCTCCCCAGGGCCGCcccgcccctcacccccccgGCCCTCACCCCCCCTAAGAGCATCAAAGCCTG ggccaAGCCGGTCCagcccccgccctcctctcGCTCCTTTAGGGAGCTCCTTGCGGAGGAGGAGGTCCGGGTCCAAGGGCATCCTGGGGCTCCAGGCAGGGCTGTCGGGCCGGGGGGACAGGGACCTGCGGCCTCTGCAGCCAGGAGGGTCACCTTCAAATCTGCTGCCGAACCTGAGAAGTGTGAGCCTGGGAAACCAGctgg CCCCTGGGTGCGGGCGGCTGCGGCGGGGAGCCCCCCCGTGGGCGCCATGGTAACCTTTGCCTCCatcgtggaggaggagaggcagcaggaggccGCCTTGATCCGCAGCCGAGAGAAACCCCTGGCCCTCATCcag atTGAGGAGCGGGCAATCCAGGACCTGCTTGTCCACTACAGTAGCCGTGGCAACCCTGaggagctggtggtggtggagaggtcCAGCCAAGGCCCTGTGGCCACGCCCACCTGGAACAAACATTAG
- the ibtk gene encoding inhibitor of Bruton tyrosine kinase isoform X1, translating to MSQALPDCTPKCRSPRHADEVMAALTGGSEGRLRAFLTAHCHNAATLRDASGRTALHLAASLGKRTLLEWLLEHRGADMMVKDKESGWTALHRSVFYGHIHCLMALVKHGGLLSTQDKEGLSVLDLTMKDRPSHVVFRNADPTEVYTWGNNTNFSLGHGNQESRQHPEIVDVFARSGVYIKQVVLCKFHSVFLSQKGQVFTCGHGQGGRLGHGDEQTYLVPRVVEGLLSHLVSQVAAARDHTVVLTEEGYVYTFGLNSSHQLGLTPPPAASHLPKQVFSKTLKGRTVIGVAAGRFHTVLWTREAVYTMGLNGGQLGYLLDPNGEKCVTAPRQVSALHHKDVTIAMAAASNGATVVVTEKGDVYLLADYQCKKLASRQLNIRKVLVSGGSLDHRVDPQVLNESGGEKVLILALDQAGRVFCWRSSGSPARQVRWAYGRQVFMSDMALGRGGLMFITPEGEGFSGQWLGDPRKAGERRDGAVEGCGHGEGGGAYERIRLEKLPYVHRAVSVTMDTKGRNFGMLQSDPKTSLYEIPSVSPSSLTQHFQRLLEEADETDSIHDVTLQAGDRAFPAHKYLLSMRSEFFRKQLLAERGEEDGDGEVRRSEDAVGCDLLVLEKVSAEMLEHALTFIYTDCCQMLVAGARPRVSPQGQGPGLGQEQLISTLEELGLQDVYRSLPPSARSDGDKARGRGSKPGKKGKAGKAGTTEGGANPVKTLQGVAKKLGIGSLSARLDGVKFENGQISVVPKKTGNKPRLNPKKCSYLCDVTLRSEDGKEFPCHKCVLCARLEYFNSMLGNPWIEATSCSALEMPTSSEILQVILEYVYTDESPTIKESLSVEFVCGVLVVADQLLISRLKEMCEVAVTENLTLKNAAELLEFSAVYNAEQLKLSCLQFIVLNMAALLETRALDVLSDEVLLELSASYRRMIPAMQKRQITPYPDAPDLSVYEEEEPDSPFCPRGDAETEYSCRESLLKKARMKAKRKPRRRSDSSGGYNLSDIIQSPPAATTPATPPGLVKPGASSSMESLQELLTSDSEGSYVGAGSPRELQSPIGLHRTEDERAGIQRRRTPPSTPSTLRNGLPHPRCSAPEPIPRASSCSSATEPIPRASSCSSATEPIPKASSGSSAPEPITSLVCTPPVLDLRAIMDMEAHSQTSLRATPRSPAPTNSSKASPIPAKLSQKQRKIMAQATKEGSVEAALPRAAPPLTPPALTPPKSIKAWAKPVQPPPSSRSFRELLAEEEVRVQGHPGAPGRAVGPGGQGPAASAARRVTFKSAAEPEKCEPGKPAGPWVRAAAAGSPPVGAMVTFASIVEEERQQEAALIRSREKPLALIQIEERAIQDLLVHYSSRGNPEELVVVERSSQGPVATPTWNKH from the exons ATGAGCCAGGCGCTTCCAGACTGCACACCGAAATGCCGCTCGCCCCGGCACGCGGACGAGGTCATGGCGGCGCTGACGGGCGGCTCCGAGGGGCGTCTGAGAGCCTTCCTGACGGCGCACTGCCACAACGCCGCCACGCTGCGGGACGCCTCCGGCCGGACGGCCCTGCACCTGGCGGCGTCCCTGGGGAAGAGGACCCTGCTGGAGTGGCTGCTGGAGCACCGGGGAGCAGACATGATGGTGAAGGACAAGGAGTCGGGCTGGACGGCCCTGCACCGCAGCGTCTTCTACGGACACATCCACTGTCTGATGGCCCTGGTCAAG CACGGCGGGCTCCTGTCCACCCAGGATAAGGAGGGTCTCTCGGTGCTGGACCTCACCATGAAGGACCGCCCGTCGCACGTGGTCTTCCGAAACGCAG ACCCCACCGAGGTCTACACCTGGGGCAACAACACCAACTTCAGCCTGGGTCATGGGAACCAGGAGAGCCGACAGCACCCTGAGATCGTGGATGTGTTCGCCCGGAGTGGGGTGTACATCAAGCAG GTGGTGCTGTGCAAGTTCCACTCGGTGTTCCTGTCTCAGAAGGGGCAGGTGTTCACCTGCGGACATGGCCAGGGGGGCCGGCTGGGGCACGGGGACGAGCAGACATACCTG GTCcccagggtggtggagggccTGTTGTCTCACCTGGTGTCCCAGGTGGCAGCAGCCAGGGACCACACGGTGGTGCTGACGGAGGAGGGATACGTATACACCTTCGGACTCAACTCCTCCCACCAGCTGGGCCTGACTCCGCCCCCGGCCGCCAGCCATCTACCCAAACAG GTATTCTCCAAGACGCTGAAAGGCAGGACTGTGATTGGAGTTGCCGCAGGAAGGTTCCACACGGTGCTGTGGACCAGGGAGGCCGTCTACACCATGGGTCTGAACGGAGGCCAActag GTTACCTGCTGGACCCCAACGGAGAGAAATGCGTCACCGCTCCTCGCCAGGTTTCTGCCCTGCACCACAAGGATGTGACCATCGCCATGGCGGCAGCCAGTAACGGGGCGACGGTCGTGGTGACGGAGAAGGGGGATGTTTACCTGCTGGCGGACTACCAGTGCAAGAAACTGGCGTCCAG GCAGTTGAACATCCGGAAGGTTCTGGTGAGCGGGGGTAGTCTGGACCACCGCGTGGATCCCCAGGTCCTGAATGAGAGCGGGGGGGAGAAGGTGTTGATCCTGGCCCTGGATCAAGCAGGCAGG gtgttCTGCTGGCGCTCCAGCGGCAGCCCGGCGCGGCAGGTGCGCTGGGCGTACGGCCGCCAGGTGTTCATGTCCGACATGGCGCTCGGCCGCGGCGGCCTGATGTTCATCACGCCGGAGGGCGAGGGCTTCAGCGGCCAGTGGCTGGGGGACCCCAGGAAGGCCGGCGAGAGGAGAG AcggggctgtggaggggtgtggccacggcgaggggggcggggcctacGAGAGGATCCGCCTCGAGAAGCTTCCGTACGTCCACCGGGCGGTCAGCGTCACCATGGATACCAAGGGGCGTAACTTTGGCATGCTGCAGTCGGACCCCAAAACCAG cctgtaTGAGAtcccctccgtctccccctcctccctcacccaaCACTTCCAgcggctgctggaggaggccgaCGAGACGGACAGCATCCACGACGTCACGCTGCAGGCGGGGGACCGCGCCTTCCCCGCCCACAAGTACCTCCTGTCCATGAGGTCCGAGTTCTTCCGGAAGCAGCTGTTGGCAGAGCGCGGCGAGGAGGACGGCGACGGCGAGGTGAGGAGGAGCGAGGACGCGGTGGGCTGCGACCTGCTGGTCCTGGAGAAGGTGTCCGCCGAGATGCTGGAGCACGCCCTCACCTTCATCTACACCGACTGCTGCCAGATGCTGGTGGCGGGTGCCCGGCCCCGCGTCTCTCCCCAGGGACAGGGCCCCGGGCTGGGCCAGGAGCAGCTCATCTCcaccctggaggagctggggcTCCAGGACGTCTACCGCTCGCTGCCCCCCTCCGCCAGGAGCGACGGGGACAAGGCCAGGGGGAGAGGTAGCAAGCCTGGGAAGAAGGGCAAGGCTGGCAAGGCGGGCACCACGGAGGGAGGGGCCAACCCGGTTAAGACCTTGCAGGGCGTGGCCAAGAAGTTGGGCATAGGTAGTTTGTCTGCACG GCTGGACGGGGTGAAGTTTGAGAACGGGCAGATCAGCGTGGTGCCCAAGAAGACGGGGAACAAGCCCCGCCTCAACCCCAAGAAATG CTCCTACCTGTGCGATGTGACCTTGAGGTCTGAAGACGGCAAGGAGTTCCCCTGCCACAAGTGCGTGCTGTGTGCCCGACTTG AGTACTTCAACAGCATGCTGGGGAACCCCTGGATTGAG GCTACCTCATGCAGTGCGCTGGAGATGCCCACCAGCTCCGAGATCCTGCAGGTGATCCTGGAGTACGTCTACACTGACGAGTCCCCGACCatcaaag agtccTTGAGCGTGGAGTTTGTGTGCGGCGTGCTGGTGGTGGCGGACCAGCTCCTCATCAGCAGGCTGAAGGAGATGTGCGAGGTGGCCGTCACAGAGAACC tgacTCTGAAGAACGCCGCGGAGCTCCTGGAGTTCTCTGCCGTGTACAACGCAGAGCAGCTGAAGCTGTCCTGTCTGCAGTTCATAGTGCTCAACATGGCCGCCCTCCTGGAGACCCG AGCACTGGATGTCCTCAGCGATGAGGTACTGCTGGAGCTGTCGGCGTCATACAGGAGGATG ATCCCTGCCATGCAGAAGCGTCAGATCACCCCCTACCCAGACGCCCCGGACCTGAGTGTgtacgaggaggaggagccagactcACCCTTCTGCCCCAGAGGAGACGCAGAGACGGAGTACAGCTGCAG ggAGAGCCTGTTGAAGAAGGCCAGGATGAAGGCCAAGAGGAAACCCCGGCGACGCTCCGACAGCTCCGGGGGGTACAACCTCTCTGACATCATCCAGAGCCCCCCCGCCGCAACcactccag cgaCCCCCCCAGGCCTGGTGAAGCCAGGGGCGAGCAGCTCCATGGAGTCCCTGCAGGAGCTGTTGACCTCAGACTCGGAGGGCAGCTACGTGGGGGCGGGCAGCCCCCGCGAGCTGCAGTCCCCCATCGGCCTCCACAGGACGGAG GATGAGAGGGCTGGAATCCAGCGGAGGAGGACTCCCCCCAGCACCCCGTCCACCCTGAGGAACGGACTCCCTCACCCACGCTGCTCTGCCCCAGAGCCTATCCCCAGGGCCTCCTCGTGCAGCTCCGCCACAGAGCCCATCCCCAGGGCCTCCTCGTGCAGCTCCGCCACAGAGCCCATCCCCAAGGCCTCTTCGGGCAGCTCCGCTCCAGAGCCCATCACCAG TCTTGTCTGCACCCCGCCAGTCCTGGACCTCAGAGCCATCATGGACATGGAGGCCCACTCCCAGACGAGCCTGAGAGCCACGCCCAGAAGCCCCGCCCC CACCAACAGCAGCAAGGCCTCCCCCATCCCGGCCAAGCTCTCCCAGAAGCAGAGGAAGATAATGGCCCAGGCCACCAAGGAGGGCAGCGTGGAGGCCGCGCTCCCCAGGGCCGCcccgcccctcacccccccgGCCCTCACCCCCCCTAAGAGCATCAAAGCCTG ggccaAGCCGGTCCagcccccgccctcctctcGCTCCTTTAGGGAGCTCCTTGCGGAGGAGGAGGTCCGGGTCCAAGGGCATCCTGGGGCTCCAGGCAGGGCTGTCGGGCCGGGGGGACAGGGACCTGCGGCCTCTGCAGCCAGGAGGGTCACCTTCAAATCTGCTGCCGAACCTGAGAAGTGTGAGCCTGGGAAACCAGctgg CCCCTGGGTGCGGGCGGCTGCGGCGGGGAGCCCCCCCGTGGGCGCCATGGTAACCTTTGCCTCCatcgtggaggaggagaggcagcaggaggccGCCTTGATCCGCAGCCGAGAGAAACCCCTGGCCCTCATCcag atTGAGGAGCGGGCAATCCAGGACCTGCTTGTCCACTACAGTAGCCGTGGCAACCCTGaggagctggtggtggtggagaggtcCAGCCAAGGCCCTGTGGCCACGCCCACCTGGAACAAACATTAG